One Coprobacter fastidiosus genomic window, TCGCTCATCTGAAATTTTGTAGTCCCATTTTCAGAATTTACCATTAACCCTTGATTATTGCGTGTATTTTTGTCTTGTGACAAAAACTGAGCAGCTTCTTCAAATTTAAACTTTCCGGAAGTAATGTCATTTCTCAAACTATCCAAACGCACGATAGAATTATTCAACTCTTTTTCAGAAACTTTCGGCTTCAACAATATATGCCGTGTATTAATGCGATCTCCCCTTTTCTCTATCAATTGGATAATATGATAACCAAATTCTGTTTCTACAATCTTAGAAACTTTTTTCGGGTCATTCAAGTTAAACGCGACATCTGCATACTCCGGTACAAGCTGTGCCCTTCCCATAAAACCTAATTCTCCGCCCATACGCGCCGAACCCGGATCTTCAGAATAGAGGATGGCTAAAGTAGAAAATTCCGTCTCACCTTTGGTAACCCGTTCGCTATACTCCCGTAAACGAGCCTTAATATTATCAATTTCCTGTTGCGGAATTTTCGGATTTATAGTTATTATCTGCACCTCTACTTGGGTAGGTATATAAGGAATACTATCCGAAGGTAATCCAGAGAAAAAACGACGAACTTCCGAAGGAGTTATCTTTATATCCTTGACCAACTGACGCTGCATTTCCTGAACAATACCTTGTTCACGCACCATCTCGGCCATCTCTTCACGCAATTCGCTCATCGGTTTATTGAAATATTCTTCTACTTTTTCCTTTGATCCGATATTGGCGATAAAATAGTTCAGTTTTCGTTCCACTTCTTGGAAAACCTGAGCATCGGAAACAGTTATACTATCTAACTTCGCCTGATGCATAAAAAGCTTTTGTATTGCAATCTGCTCAGGTATCACACAATACGGATCTCCATCTATTTTCTGTCCGTCATACTGCATGCTCCGATATTGCTCCTCAACTTGAGATTTAAGAATAGCCTCATCTCCGACAACCCAAACGACTTCGTCTATAATATTATTCTGAGCATGAAGTGAAACTCCGGTCAAACTGAAAAACAAAGTCAACAACAATACACTACTAAATTTTCGCATCGTTTTCTCTTTAATTAATTTATTATTTCGTCAATTGAAATATTCAATCTCTTTCTCTTTAAGGGCATCCTGATATAATTCATCTTTGACTTCCTTAAGAAAATTCATTTTCTTTTGATTCATGAGAATTTCCTTTATCTGAGCTTTTGCAAAAT contains:
- a CDS encoding peptidylprolyl isomerase; this translates as MRKFSSVLLLTLFFSLTGVSLHAQNNIIDEVVWVVGDEAILKSQVEEQYRSMQYDGQKIDGDPYCVIPEQIAIQKLFMHQAKLDSITVSDAQVFQEVERKLNYFIANIGSKEKVEEYFNKPMSELREEMAEMVREQGIVQEMQRQLVKDIKITPSEVRRFFSGLPSDSIPYIPTQVEVQIITINPKIPQQEIDNIKARLREYSERVTKGETEFSTLAILYSEDPGSARMGGELGFMGRAQLVPEYADVAFNLNDPKKVSKIVETEFGYHIIQLIEKRGDRINTRHILLKPKVSEKELNNSIVRLDSLRNDITSGKFKFEEAAQFLSQDKNTRNNQGLMVNSENGTTKFQMSELPQEIAKVVNTMNAGDISQPFIMMDQKKGKEVAVLVKLRSRVEGHKANMSDDYQALKAIVEQNRREDLIENWIRKKQKETYIRIKDGWRNCDFKYDGWIKK